The proteins below are encoded in one region of Silene latifolia isolate original U9 population chromosome 2, ASM4854445v1, whole genome shotgun sequence:
- the LOC141641471 gene encoding uncharacterized protein LOC141641471 — MGDFNNVLAMNERIGSDVTAAEMKGFQDCVDVCGLMDLPAQGAFFTWINKQEPGSMVFSRIDRAMTNDEWLNMYPDTSTVFHPEGLFDHCPCTITMCPVVERKKGSFKYFNIWSKDPEFVDIVKEVWGRHMYDIKMFQVVQKLKQPLKQLNGIAFANIETSANVAKLYMMC, encoded by the coding sequence ATGGGGGATTTTAATAATGTTCTTGCAATGAATGAGAGAATTGGATCTGATGTGACTGCTGCTGAAATGAAGGGGTTTCAGGATTGTGTGGATGTCTGTGGGCTTATGGATTTACCTGCCCAAGGAGCTTTTTTCACTTGGATAAATAAACAGGAACCTGGCTCTATGGTGTTTAGTAGAATAGATAGAGCAATGACTAATGATGAGTGGTTGAATATGTATCCTGACACTTCTACAGTTTTTCACCCAGAGGGATTATTTGACCATTGTCCATGTACAATCACTATGTGCCCTGTTGTGGAGAGGAAGAAAGGAAGCTTTAAATACTTTAATATATGGAGCAAGGATCCTGAGTTTGTGGATATTGTTAAGGAGGTTTGGGGGAGGCATATGTATGACATTAAGATGTTTCAAGTAGTTCAAAAACTTAAACAGCCTCTGAAACAGTTGAATGGGATTGCGTTTGCTAACATTGAGACCTCTGCTAATGTAGCTAAACTGTATATGAtgtgttag